The segment TCGTCATCAACTTCATCATCGTCCAGGCCGCCCCCGGCGGGCCGGTGGAGCAGATGATCGCCAAGCTCGAAGGCTTTGACGGCGCCACCAGCCGCATTGCCGGCGGCGGCGCCGAAGTGTCGGTGGCCGGCTCCAACTACCGCGGCGCGCAGGGGCTGGACCCAGCCCTGATCGCCGAGATCGAGCGCATGTACGGCTTCGACAAGTCGCCGCCCGAGCGGCTGTGGATCATGGTCAAGAACTACGCCCGCTTCGACTTCGGCGACAGCTTCTTTCGCGATGCCAAGGTCATCGACCTGATCGCCGAGAAAATGCCCGTGTCGATTTCGCTGGGGTTGTGGAGCACGCTGATCATGTACCTGGTGTCGATACCCCTGGGCATCGCCAAAGCGGTGCGCCACGGCAGCCATTTCGACGTCTGGACCAGCTCGGCGATCATCGTCGGCTACGCCATCCCCGCGTTTTTGTTCGCCATCCTGCTGATCGTGCTGTTTGCCGGCGGCAGCTACTTCGACTGGTTCCCGCTGCGCGGGCTCACCTCCAACAACTTCGACGAGCTGAGTACCACCGGCAAGGTGCTGGACTACTTCTGGCACCTGGTGCTGCCGATCACCGCGCTGGTGATCGGCAACTTCGCCACCATGACCCTGCTGACCAAGAACAGCTTCCTCGACGAGATCAACAAGCAGTACGTGGTCACCGCCAAGGCCAAGGGCCTGAGCCGCAACCGCGTGCTGTACGGCCACGTGTTCCGCAACGCCATGCTGCTGGTGATTGCCGGCTTCCCCTCGGCGTTCATCGGCATCTTCTTCACAGGGTCCCTGTTGATCGAGGTGATCTTCAGCCTCGATGGCCTGGGCCTGATGAGTTTCGAAGCGGCGATCAACCGCGACTACCCGGTGGTGTTCGGCACCCTGTTCATCTTCACCCTGCTGGGGCTGGTGGTGAAACTGATCGGCGACCTCACCTACACCCTGGTCGACCCGCGTATCGACTTCGCCAGCCGGGAGCACTGACATGGCCCTCTCCCCCCTCAACCGCCGGCGCTTCGAGCGCTTCAAGGCCAACCGCCGTGGCTGGTGGTCGCTGTGGCTGTTCCTGGTGCTGTTTGTACTGAGCCTGGGCGCCGAGCTGATCGCCAACGACAAGCCCATCGCCGTTCGCTACGACGGGCAGTGGTACATGCCGGCCTTCAAGCGCTACCCCGAAACCACCTTCGGCGGCGAGTTCCCGCTGGAGGCCAACTACAAGAGCCCATACATCCGCGAGCTGCTGGCGAAAAAAGACGCCGTCGTGCTGTGGGCGCCGATCCCGTTCAGCTACCAGAGCATCAACTACGACCTCAAGGTGCCCGCCCCCGCGCCGCCCTCGCTGGACAACCTGCTGGGCACCGACGACCAGGGCCGCGACGTGCTGGCCCGGGTGATCTATGGCTTTCGTGTATCGGTACTGTTCGCCCTGACGCTGACCATCGCCAGCTCCATCATCGGCGTCATCGCCGGCGCCCTGCAGGGCTTTTATGGCGGCTGGGTAGACCTGGCCGGCCAGCGTTTTCTGGAGATCTGGTCCGGCCTGCCGGTGCTGTACCTGCTGATCATCCTCGCAAGCTTCGTGCAGCCCAACTTCTGGTGGCTGCTGGGCATCATGCTGCTGTTCTCGTGGATGAGCCTGGTGGACGTGGTGCGCGCCGAGTTCCTGCGCGGGCGCAACCTCGAGTACGTGCGCGCCGCCCGCGCGCTGGGCATGCGCAACGGCCCGATCATGTTCCGGCACATCCTGCCCAACGCCATGATCTCGACCATGACCTTCATGCCGTTCATTCTCACCGGCGCCATCGGCACCCTCACCGCGCTGGATTTTCTCGGCTTCGGCCTGCCCGCCGGCTCCCCGTCGCTGGGTGAGCTGGTGGCCCAGGGCAAGTCCAACCTGCAAGCCCCCTGGCTTGGCATCAGTGCCTTCGCCGTGCTGGCGGTGATGCTGAGCCTGCTGGTGTTTATCGGCGAGTCCGCCCGCGATGCCTTCGACCCGAGGAAATGACATGAGCCAAGACACCCTGATCGAAGTGCGCGACCTGGCCGTAGAGTTCGTTACCGGCGAGCAGGTCAACCGCGTGGTCGACGGCATCAGCTTCGACATCCGCAAGGGCGAAACCCTGGCCCTGGTGGGCGAGAGCGGCTCGGGCAAGTCGGTCACCGCCCACTCCATCCTGCGCCTGCTGCCCTACCCCCTGGCCCGCCACCCCAGCGGCACCATCCAGTACGGCGGCAAGGACCTGCTGCACCTGGGCGAAAAGCCCATGCAGCGCATCCGCGGCAACCGCATTGCGATGATCTTCCAGGAGCCGATGACCTCGCTGAACCCGTTGCACAGCATCGAGAAGCAGATCAACGAAATCCTCTTGCTGCACAAGGGCCTGACCGGCAAGGCCGCCACCGCCCGCACCCTGGAGCTGCTGGAGCTGGTCGGCATCCCCGAGCCGCACAAGCGCCTCAAGGCGCTGCCCCACGAGCTGTCCGGCGGCCAGCGCCAGCGGGTGATGATCGCCATGGCCCTGGCCAACGAGCCCGAGCTGCTGATCGCCGACGAGCCCACCACCGCGCTCGACGTGACCGTGCAGCTGAAGATTCTCGACCTGCTCAAATCGCTGCAGGCGCGCTTAGGCATGGCCTTGCTGCTGATCAGCCACGACCTCAACCTGGTGCGCCGCATCGCCCACCGCGTGTGCGTGATGCAGTGCGGCAAGATCGTCGAACAGGCCGACTGCGCCACACTGTTCAGCAAGCCGCAGCACCCCTATACGCAAATGCTGATCAACGCCGAACCCAGCGGCGCCGCCGCCGCCAACGCCGAAGGCGCGCCGCTGCTGCAGGTGCAGGATTTGAAGGTGTGGTTCCCGATCAAGAAAGGCCTGCTGCGCCGCACCGTGGACCATGTAAAGGCCGTGGACGGGGTGAACTTCAGCCTGCCCCAGGGGCAGACGCTGGGCATCGTTGGCGAGAGTGGGTCGGGCAAGTCCACCTTGGGGCTGGCCATCTTGCGTTTGATCTCGAGCCAGGGCGGCATTCGCTTCCATGGGCAGGCGCTGGAAGGTTTGAACCAGAAGCAGGTGCGGCCGCTGCGCCGGGAAATGCAGGTGGTGTTCCAGGACCCGTTCGGC is part of the Pseudomonas fakonensis genome and harbors:
- a CDS encoding ABC transporter ATP-binding protein, which translates into the protein MSQDTLIEVRDLAVEFVTGEQVNRVVDGISFDIRKGETLALVGESGSGKSVTAHSILRLLPYPLARHPSGTIQYGGKDLLHLGEKPMQRIRGNRIAMIFQEPMTSLNPLHSIEKQINEILLLHKGLTGKAATARTLELLELVGIPEPHKRLKALPHELSGGQRQRVMIAMALANEPELLIADEPTTALDVTVQLKILDLLKSLQARLGMALLLISHDLNLVRRIAHRVCVMQCGKIVEQADCATLFSKPQHPYTQMLINAEPSGAAAANAEGAPLLQVQDLKVWFPIKKGLLRRTVDHVKAVDGVNFSLPQGQTLGIVGESGSGKSTLGLAILRLISSQGGIRFHGQALEGLNQKQVRPLRREMQVVFQDPFGSLSPRMCVADIVGEGLRIHKIGTPDEQEAAIIAALEEVGLDPRTRHRYPHEFSGGQRQRIAIARALVLKPALILLDEPTSALDRTVQRQVVELLRNLQVKYNLTYLFISHDLAVVKALSHQLMVIKHGQVVEQGDAQAIFHEPQHGYTKQLLEAAFLQADH
- a CDS encoding ABC transporter permease, translated to MALSPLNRRRFERFKANRRGWWSLWLFLVLFVLSLGAELIANDKPIAVRYDGQWYMPAFKRYPETTFGGEFPLEANYKSPYIRELLAKKDAVVLWAPIPFSYQSINYDLKVPAPAPPSLDNLLGTDDQGRDVLARVIYGFRVSVLFALTLTIASSIIGVIAGALQGFYGGWVDLAGQRFLEIWSGLPVLYLLIILASFVQPNFWWLLGIMLLFSWMSLVDVVRAEFLRGRNLEYVRAARALGMRNGPIMFRHILPNAMISTMTFMPFILTGAIGTLTALDFLGFGLPAGSPSLGELVAQGKSNLQAPWLGISAFAVLAVMLSLLVFIGESARDAFDPRK
- a CDS encoding microcin C ABC transporter permease YejB, which gives rise to MLAYILRRLLLIIPTLFGILVINFIIVQAAPGGPVEQMIAKLEGFDGATSRIAGGGAEVSVAGSNYRGAQGLDPALIAEIERMYGFDKSPPERLWIMVKNYARFDFGDSFFRDAKVIDLIAEKMPVSISLGLWSTLIMYLVSIPLGIAKAVRHGSHFDVWTSSAIIVGYAIPAFLFAILLIVLFAGGSYFDWFPLRGLTSNNFDELSTTGKVLDYFWHLVLPITALVIGNFATMTLLTKNSFLDEINKQYVVTAKAKGLSRNRVLYGHVFRNAMLLVIAGFPSAFIGIFFTGSLLIEVIFSLDGLGLMSFEAAINRDYPVVFGTLFIFTLLGLVVKLIGDLTYTLVDPRIDFASREH